A genomic window from Salvia miltiorrhiza cultivar Shanhuang (shh) chromosome 5, IMPLAD_Smil_shh, whole genome shotgun sequence includes:
- the LOC131025939 gene encoding uncharacterized protein LOC131025939 — translation MSLNDDAETPKTSEEPLTIEQVTVVLSSPVGDTDQPAESIADPAAAEQPMTDSISQPDLPSTPPTNPAEADRNCIPEAVATLPEEEQRSADNADRPMSEERVEEIPKSPPPSTTSLLNTDKPTSPEDKNISQEQSIPLPLAEGRTERPAPTSQPEASTSKTNEDRQQVQNSSAESDVPIEHVELPRAEGPVLFDSDSETDELLTVWKHNRPHRNLLRISDDAEKPMDVLLEQLADQRLEIDLLQHELKRQNIYGEKFVKKLKEVEKQATEDMVYHAGLINELQQRIEA, via the coding sequence ATGTCACTCAACGATGATGCTGAAACGCCAAAGACGTCTGAAGAGCCTCTCACGATAGAACAAGTAACTGTTGTTCTCAGCTCTCCAGTTGGTGACACTGATCAACCAGCAGAATCAATTGCTGATCCTGCTGCTGCTGAACAACCAATGACTGATTCGATCAGTCAACCGGATTTGCCATCTACGCCTCCAACAAATCCTGCTGAAGCAGACCGGAATTGCATCCCTGAAGCTGTTGCTACTTTACCAGAAGAAGAACAGAGATCAGCTGACAATGCTGATCGCCCAATGTCTGAAGAACGAGTCGAAGAAATCCCCAAGTCTCCTCCGCCTTCAACGACATCACTCTTGAACACTGATAAGCCTACTTCACCTGAAGACAAGAACATCAGTCAAGAGCAATCAATTCCTCTGCCTTTAGCTGAAGGAAGAACAGAACGTCCTGCTCCAACCAGCCAACCCGAGGCTTCAACATCCAAAACCAATGAAGATCGTCAGCAAGTGCAGAATTCTTCTGCCGAATCAGATGTTCCAATAGAACACGTAGAGCTTCCTCGCGCAGAAGGACCAGTTCTATTTGATTCAGATTCCGAAACTGACGAGCTTCTTACTGTCTGGAAGCACAATCGGCCACACAGGAATCTACTACGGATCTCTGATGATGCTGAAAAACCGATGGATGTTCTGCTTGAGcagcttgctgatcaacggCTTGAAATCGACTTACTCCAACACGAGCTCAAACGACAGAATATTTACGGAGAAAAGTTCGTGAAGAAGCTTAAAGAAGTCGAGAAACAGGCAACTGAAGACATGGTCTATCATGCCGGCTTGATCAATGAGCTCCAACAACGGATAGAAGCATAA
- the LOC131025940 gene encoding uncharacterized protein LOC131025940, translating to MDHIFWNCGKIRPIWKEFLDWFNHGHDTHNSDIMSMLVAAWGYSFSSQVASYWKAGIINLIWAIWMQRNCCIFEDGKFEAKRILHSVKVAFREMDQNFSLSSMNNNCEDLIILRKIGIKGCASPPSDFINVYWWPPPNQWIKVNTDGSALGAPGKIVAGGDFRDNHSLVRGCFHVKGDLGYAFEAELLAVITAIQIAHHRNWYYLWVESDSTYIVSLLTTRSLTVPWRFLASWRRVIALLENFTLHITHIYREGNKAVDIMASNNMEEGWWPAEIEAIKDVVRLDISTHSHLRMIH from the coding sequence ATGGACCACATTTTTTGGAATTGTGGTAAGATTCGTCCCATATGGAAAGAGTTCTTGGATTGGTTTAACCACGGGCATGATACTCATAATTCGGACATTATGAGCATGCTTGTGGCTGCTTGGGGGTATTCCTTCAGCTCGCAAGTCGCGAGTTATTGGAAGGCAGGaataatcaatttaatttgggcCATTTGGATGCAACGTAACTGTTGTATTTTCGAGGATGGAAAGTTTGAGGCTAAACGGATTTTACATTCGGTCAAAGTGGCTTTTCGCGAGATGGATCAGAACTTTAGTCTTAGCTCGATGAATAACAACTGCGAGGATTTGATAATTCTTAGAAAGATCGGCATTAAAGGATGTGCTTCTCCGCCGTCGGATTTTATTAATGTCTACTGGTGGCCTCCTCCCAATCAATGGATTAAAGTAAATACTGACGGCTCGGCTTTGGGAGCTCCGGGAAAGATTGTGGCTGGGGGTGATTTTAGAGATAATCACAGCTTGGTTAGAGGTTGCTTCCATGTCAAAGGTGATCTGGGGTACGCTTTTGAAGCAGAATTATTGGCCGTCATCACTGCCATTCAAATCGCTCATCATCGTAATTGGTATTATCTTTGGGTGGAATCCGACTCCACTTATATTGTGAGTTTGCTTACGACTCGCTCTTTGACTGTTCCTTGGCGTTTCTTAGCCTCTTGGAGAAGGGTTATTGCTTTGTTGGAAAATTTTACTCTCCATATTACTCATATTTACCGTGAAGGTAATAAGGCCGTGGATATCATGGCCTCTAATAATATGGAAGAAGGCTGGTGGCCGGCTGAAATTGAGGCTATTAAAGATGTTGTTCGTCTTGATATCTCCACACACAGTCATCTAAGGATGATTCATTAG